A genome region from Candidatus Bathyarchaeota archaeon includes the following:
- a CDS encoding 4Fe-4S binding protein, with amino-acid sequence MERELLKHVGKKPATLVYPFERRPSPEGLRGKHEWYSDRCIGCGLCSQVCPAFAIELDGRGRDMKGITFDLGRCVYCAQCEEVCPVNAIKLTQEFENACFTQEQLKLVFKK; translated from the coding sequence ATGGAACGTGAACTCCTGAAACATGTGGGTAAAAAGCCCGCCACTTTGGTTTACCCCTTCGAGAGGCGTCCTTCTCCTGAGGGGCTAAGAGGGAAACACGAATGGTATTCCGATAGGTGTATAGGATGCGGCCTCTGCTCACAGGTCTGCCCCGCATTTGCAATAGAGCTAGATGGTAGAGGAAGAGATATGAAGGGAATAACATTTGACTTAGGAAGGTGTGTATATTGTGCTCAATGTGAAGAGGTGTGCCCAGTAAATGCTATAAAACTTACACAAGAATTCGAAAATGCATGCTTCACTCAAGAACAACTTAAATTAGTATTTAAAAAATAA
- a CDS encoding NADH-quinone oxidoreductase subunit H has product MVSTETLIKIIELLIFPGFLFLIFYSLFCEWIDRKFFARLQNRFGPLHTGYSGVLQPLADLIKLLSKEDITPSAADKLIMYTTPIILFSIPLTMIFMVPILGSEAYINFEGDVVVMIFFFTILVIAVFMAGWSTFNRFSVLGGMRAALQMLSYEIPLSLAAIGPSILAKSISLSGIVKWQEESVFSFIKRPDPYSLVLGIATAFVMIVGFAILTLCMLAELEKVPFDIPEAETEIVSGWQAEFSGRKLALIRLGNNIKLVAASALMTTLFLGGPLGPGPVPAPVWFILKTILCVVVLSNLRALFARFRIDQVFQWAWRNLIPISILYIVAIEMLAWVM; this is encoded by the coding sequence ATGGTATCAACAGAGACCCTGATAAAAATAATTGAACTCTTGATATTTCCAGGATTTCTATTTCTAATTTTCTACTCGCTTTTTTGCGAGTGGATAGATAGGAAATTCTTCGCGCGGCTTCAGAACAGATTTGGGCCTCTTCACACGGGTTATTCAGGAGTACTGCAGCCCCTAGCAGATCTCATAAAACTTCTTTCTAAAGAGGATATAACCCCCTCAGCAGCAGACAAGTTAATTATGTATACTACACCGATAATATTATTTTCTATACCTCTGACAATGATCTTCATGGTTCCTATTCTTGGATCAGAGGCTTATATAAATTTTGAGGGAGATGTTGTAGTGATGATATTCTTTTTCACGATCCTAGTTATAGCTGTTTTTATGGCTGGATGGAGCACCTTCAACAGGTTCAGTGTCCTCGGTGGAATGAGGGCGGCCCTCCAGATGCTATCTTATGAGATCCCCCTCAGCCTCGCAGCTATAGGTCCCTCAATTCTTGCTAAAAGCATATCCCTAAGTGGGATCGTAAAATGGCAAGAAGAAAGCGTCTTCTCATTCATTAAAAGGCCAGATCCCTACTCCTTAGTCCTTGGAATCGCGACAGCCTTTGTCATGATTGTAGGCTTTGCGATATTGACTCTTTGCATGCTTGCTGAACTCGAGAAGGTTCCCTTCGATATACCTGAGGCAGAGACGGAGATAGTTTCGGGTTGGCAGGCTGAATTTAGCGGTAGGAAACTTGCATTGATAAGGCTGGGAAACAATATCAAACTCGTTGCAGCTTCGGCTCTCATGACGACACTCTTTCTAGGTGGTCCCCTTGGACCCGGGCCTGTACCTGCGCCGGTCTGGTTTATACTGAAGACAATACTCTGTGTGGTGGTATTATCAAATTTAAGAGCTCTTTTCGCGAGGTTCAGGATAGACCAAGTATTCCAATGGGCATGGAGAAATCTTATCCCCATCTCAATTCTATATATAGTCGCCATCGAGATGCTTGCCTGGGTGATGTAG
- a CDS encoding nickel-dependent hydrogenase large subunit: protein MEKTEFIIPIGPQHPALKEPENFMIKVDGEYVVDVKARIGYNHRGIEKALENRTYIQNLYLLERVCGICSCCHMTNFTNAVEEAMGLNIPERAKYLRVLNAELERIHSHLLWLGVAAHEVGFDTLFFYVWRDRELVMDLIERFSGNRVNKAIPTIGGVRRDLNPELARDILKGCNILEERTKYYKNLCANERTVILRTLDVGILKTSDAISLCAVGPTLRASGVKSDVRADDPYLVYDEIPFNVITYDGCDILSRVLVRCDEIFESINIIRYCIDHIPEGPIRTKVPVFMRVPETEVVSLWEAPRGELIHYLKSRGGNKPYRYKIRSPTLANIPSACKMLIGGYIADIPITLASIDPCFSCTDRMVIVDVNKDERYVWSHEQLRRYGLKWYQQRP from the coding sequence ATGGAGAAAACTGAATTTATTATACCCATCGGTCCACAGCACCCTGCCCTTAAAGAACCGGAAAACTTCATGATTAAAGTTGATGGAGAATATGTCGTTGATGTCAAGGCTAGAATTGGATATAATCATAGAGGAATAGAGAAGGCTTTAGAGAATAGAACATACATTCAAAATCTATATCTTCTTGAACGTGTCTGTGGAATATGCTCATGTTGTCACATGACTAACTTCACTAATGCGGTTGAAGAAGCTATGGGGCTCAATATACCTGAGAGAGCAAAATATTTAAGGGTCCTAAACGCAGAGCTTGAGAGGATACATAGCCATCTACTCTGGCTGGGAGTTGCAGCTCATGAAGTTGGTTTTGACACACTCTTCTTCTATGTTTGGAGAGATAGAGAATTAGTTATGGATCTAATTGAAAGATTTTCTGGGAATAGAGTTAACAAAGCTATACCAACAATAGGTGGTGTAAGAAGAGATTTAAATCCAGAACTAGCTAGAGATATCTTAAAAGGATGTAATATATTGGAAGAAAGAACGAAATACTATAAAAATCTATGTGCAAACGAGAGAACTGTTATTCTCCGAACCTTAGATGTTGGAATACTAAAAACAAGTGATGCTATCTCACTATGTGCAGTCGGACCAACCCTAAGAGCAAGTGGAGTAAAAAGTGATGTAAGAGCAGATGATCCATATCTCGTTTACGACGAGATTCCATTTAATGTGATAACCTATGATGGTTGCGACATTTTAAGTAGGGTACTCGTCAGATGCGACGAGATCTTTGAAAGCATAAATATTATTCGCTATTGCATAGATCACATTCCCGAGGGTCCTATTAGAACTAAAGTTCCAGTGTTTATGAGGGTTCCAGAAACCGAGGTGGTCAGCTTATGGGAGGCACCTAGAGGAGAGCTCATACATTACCTAAAATCAAGAGGGGGGAATAAACCCTACCGGTATAAGATACGTTCTCCAACTCTAGCAAATATACCATCGGCCTGTAAGATGCTTATAGGAGGATATATCGCAGATATCCCGATAACCTTGGCCTCAATAGACCCCTGCTTCAGTTGTACCGATAGGATGGTAATTGTAGATGTGAATAAGGATGAACGTTATGTGTGGTCTCATGAACAACTCAGGAGGTATGGGTTGAAATGGTATCAACAGAGACCCTGA
- a CDS encoding NADH-quinone oxidoreductase subunit C yields MEISDEHFNIVEELKKVVGNENVLEYNVKRNRRIFVTIKVEKLRDAVKHLSERGFEHLSTISGVDVEDGAEVIYHLTRQGAKKGMTLSLRVKVPQEGTVPSIVDILPGAVLYEREVHDLIGVVFDGHPDLSKLVLPEGWPDEIHPLQKRWGLEEIRRKLMEHGEN; encoded by the coding sequence ATGGAAATTTCTGATGAACATTTTAATATTGTTGAAGAATTAAAAAAAGTTGTAGGAAATGAAAATGTTTTGGAATATAATGTTAAAAGAAATAGAAGAATTTTTGTTACTATAAAAGTTGAAAAATTAAGAGATGCTGTGAAGCATTTATCTGAAAGGGGATTTGAACATCTATCAACAATTAGTGGTGTGGATGTGGAGGATGGTGCTGAAGTAATATACCACCTGACGAGGCAGGGGGCGAAGAAGGGGATGACCTTATCCCTCAGAGTAAAGGTACCTCAAGAGGGTACCGTCCCCTCGATTGTTGACATATTGCCTGGAGCTGTTCTCTACGAGCGTGAGGTTCATGACCTCATCGGTGTGGTATTTGATGGGCACCCAGACCTATCTAAGCTCGTTCTCCCTGAGGGTTGGCCAGATGAAATTCATCCACTGCAGAAGAGGTGGGGTCTAGAGGAGATAAGGAGGAAGTTGATGGAACATGGAGAAAACTGA
- a CDS encoding NADH-quinone oxidoreductase subunit B family protein, whose amino-acid sequence MDLGLIGWARTRSPWLVHFNAGACNGCDIEVVAALTPRYDVERFGALLRGSPRHGDVLVVTGSVTRQVKDRLVRIYEQMPEPKAVVAVGSCAISGGVFQECYNVYEGVDKVIPVDAYIPGCAPKPEAILDGVVKLLKKLGY is encoded by the coding sequence ATGGACTTGGGCTTGATTGGATGGGCTAGAACGAGATCCCCCTGGCTTGTGCACTTCAATGCAGGAGCATGTAATGGATGCGATATCGAGGTGGTTGCAGCTCTGACGCCCCGATATGATGTTGAGAGGTTTGGAGCCCTTCTTAGGGGTAGTCCAAGACATGGTGATGTTCTAGTAGTTACGGGCTCCGTGACTAGGCAAGTAAAAGACAGACTTGTAAGAATATATGAGCAGATGCCTGAGCCTAAAGCTGTAGTCGCTGTAGGATCTTGCGCAATTAGTGGAGGGGTATTCCAGGAATGTTACAACGTTTATGAAGGGGTGGACAAGGTTATTCCCGTAGATGCCTATATTCCAGGATGTGCCCCAAAACCGGAAGCTATTTTAGATGGAGTTGTAAAACTTTTGAAGAAACTGGGTTATTAG
- a CDS encoding NADH-quinone oxidoreductase subunit A — MWEKVVESIFLIFLLSILVGLLLYWISSKISPQGKKTPGKLAPYACGEDIPPLRLQVNIERFYLYTVFFVIFHILAWIFVTSLARPGIVPTIFILMILVFVVPLIDFLR; from the coding sequence TTGTGGGAAAAAGTGGTGGAATCGATCTTTCTAATATTCCTTTTATCGATATTAGTAGGATTACTTTTATACTGGATAAGTTCTAAAATTTCACCTCAAGGTAAAAAGACTCCTGGAAAGTTGGCGCCTTATGCTTGCGGAGAGGATATTCCACCACTAAGGCTTCAGGTTAATATAGAAAGGTTCTATCTTTACACAGTTTTCTTTGTTATATTCCATATTTTGGCTTGGATATTCGTCACCTCTCTAGCCCGGCCTGGAATAGTGCCGACCATTTTCATTCTTATGATACTTGTCTTCGTTGTCCCTCTGATAGATTTCTTGAGGTGA